From one Culex quinquefasciatus strain JHB chromosome 3, VPISU_Cqui_1.0_pri_paternal, whole genome shotgun sequence genomic stretch:
- the LOC119769116 gene encoding uncharacterized protein LOC119769116: MEPQHGVDRQTPKAIFNTANFDHQRRDRGQDSLKDQRANGTVTFWSRARTSIISDGGQDSLKDQRANGTVTFWSRARTSIISDGGQDSLNDQRANGTVTPWSRVRTSIISDRGQDSLEDHHDNSARESTRSAWNRNTVLIVKRRRRSSTQPTSIISDGGQDSLKDQRANGTVTFWSRARTSIISDRGQDSLKDQRANGTVTFWSRARTSIISDGGQDSLKDQRANGTVTFWSRARTSIISDRGQDSLKDQRANGTVTFWSRARTSIISDGGQDSLKDQRANGTVTFWSRARTSIISDRGQDSLKDQRANGTVTFWSRARTSIISDGGQDSLKDQRANGTVTFWSRARTSIISDRGQDSLKDQRANGTVTFWSRARTSIISDGGQDSLKDQRANGTVTFWSRARTSIISDRGQDSLKDQRANGTVTFWSRARTSIISDGGQDSLKDQRANGTVTFWSRARTSIISDRGQDSLNDQRANGTVTPWSRVRTSIISDRGQDSLEDHHDNSAHGSECLIRSK, from the exons ATGGAACCGCAACACGGTGTTGATCGTCAAACGCCGAAGGCGATCTTCAACACAGCCAACTTCGATCATCAGCGACG CGACCGTGGCCAAGATTCCCTCAAGGACCAGCGCGCGAACGGAACCGTCACTTTCTGGTCTCGAGCGCGGACTTCGATCATCAGCGACGGTGGCCAAGATTCCCTCAAGGACCAGCGCGCGAACGGAACCGTCACTTTCTGGTCTCGAGCGCGGACTTCGATCATCAGCGACGGTGGCCAAGATTCCCTCAATGACCAGCGCGCGAACGGAACAGTCACTCCCTGGTCTCGAGTGCGGACTTCAATTATCAGCGACCGTGGCCAGGATTCTCTCGAGGACCACCACGACAATTCTGCACGTG AATCTACAAGGTCAGCATGGAACCGCAACACGGTGTTGATCGTCAAACGCCGAAGGCGATCTTCAACACAGCCAACTTCGATCATCAGCGACGGTGGCCAAGATTCCCTCAAGGACCAGCGCGCGAACGGAACCGTCACTTTCTGGTCTCGAGCGCGGACTTCGATCATCAGCGACCGTGGCCAAGATTCCCTCAAGGACCAGCGCGCGAACGGAACCGTCACTTTCTGGTCTCGAGCGCGGACTTCGATCATCAGCGACGGTGGCCAAGATTCCCTCAAGGACCAGCGCGCGAACGGAACCGTCACTTTCTGGTCTCGAGCGCGGACTTCGATCATCAGCGACCGTGGCCAAGATTCCCTCAAGGACCAGCGCGCGAACGGAACCGTCACTTTCTGGTCTCGAGCGCGGACTTCGATCATCAGCGACGGTGGCCAAGATTCCCTCAAGGACCAGCGCGCGAACGGAACCGTCACTTTCTGGTCTCGAGCGCGGACTTCGATCATCAGCGACCGTGGCCAAGATTCCCTCAAGGACCAGCGCGCGAACGGAACCGTCACTTTCTGGTCTCGAGCGCGGACTTCGATCATCAGCGACGGTGGCCAAGATTCCCTCAAGGACCAGCGCGCGAACGGAACCGTCACTTTCTGGTCTCGAGCGCGGACTTCGATCATCAGCGACCGTGGCCAAGATTCCCTCAAGGACCAGCGCGCGAACGGAACCGTCACTTTCTGGTCTCGAGCGCGGACTTCGATCATCAGCGACGGTGGCCAAGATTCCCTCAAGGACCAGCGCGCGAACGGAACCGTCACTTTCTGGTCTCGAGCGCGGACTTCGATCATCAGCGACCGTGGCCAAGATTCCCTCAAGGACCAGCGCGCGAACGGAACCGTCACTTTCTGGTCTCGAGCGCGGACTTCGATCATCAGCGACGGTGGCCAAGATTCCCTCAAGGACCAGCGCGCGAACGGAACCGTCACTTTCTGGTCTCGAGCGCGGACTTCGATCATCAGCGACCGTGGCCAAGATTCCCTCAATGACCAGCGCGCGAACGGAACAGTCACTCCCTGGTCTCGAGTGCGGACTTCAATTATCAGCGACCGTGGCCAGGATTCTCTCGAGGACCACCACGACAATTCTGCACATGGTTCGGAATGTTTGATAAGAAGCAAATG A
- the LOC119770501 gene encoding uncharacterized protein LOC119770501, translated as MEPQHGVDRQTPKAIFNTANFDHQRRWPRFLQGPARERNSHSLVSSVDFDHQQTWPRFLRGPARERNSHSLVSSADFNYQQPWPGFSRGPPRQFCTWFGMFDKKQMNLQGQHGTATRC; from the exons ATGGAACCGCAACACGGCGTTGATCGTCAAACGCCGAAGGCGATCTTCAACACAGCCAACTTCGATCATCAGCGACGGTGGCCAAGATTCCTTCAAGGACCAGCGCGCGAACGGAACAGTCACTCCCTGGTCTCGAGCGTGGACTTCGATCATCAGCAAACGTGGCCAAGATTCCTTCGAGGACCAGCGCGCGAACGGAACAGTCACTCCCTGGTCTCGAGTGCGGACTTCAATTATCAGCAACCGTGGCCAGGATTCTCTCGAGGACCACCACGACAATTCTGCACATGGTTCGGAATGTTTGATAAGAAGCAAATG AATCTACAAGGTCAGCATGGAACCGCAACACGGTGTTGA
- the LOC119769115 gene encoding uncharacterized protein LOC119769115, translating into MGVSSPCNGTVTSWSRARTSIISNRGQDSFEDQRANETVTFWSRARTSIISDRGQDSLKDQRANGTVTFWSRARTSIISDGGQDSLKDQRANGTVTFWSRARTSIISDGGQDSLNDQRANGTVTPWSRVRTSIISDRGQDSLEDHHDNSARESTRSAWNRNTVLIVKRRRRSSTQPTSIISDGGQDSLKDQRANGTVTFWSRARTSIISDRGQDSLKDQRANGTVTFWSRARTSIISDGGQDSLKDQRANGTVTFWSRARTSIISDRGQDSLKDQRANGTVTFWSRARTSIISDGGQDSLKDQRANGTVTFWSRARTSIISDRGQDSLKDQRANGTVTFWSRARTSIISDGGQDSLKDQRANGTVTFWSRARTSIISDGGQDSLNDQRANGTVTPWSRVRTSIISDRGQDSLEDHHDNSARGSECLIRSK; encoded by the exons ATGGGCGTGTCCAGCCCGTGTAACGGAACCGTCACTTCCTGGTCTCGAGCGCGGACTTCGATCATCAGCAACCGTGGCCAAGATTCCTTCGAGGACCAGCGCGCGAACGAAACCGTTACTTTCTGGTCTCGAGCGCGGACTTCGATCATCAGCGACCGTGGCCAAGATTCCCTCAAGGACCAGCGCGCGAACGGAACCGTCACTTTCTGGTCTCGAGCGCGGACTTCGATCATCAGCGACGGTGGCCAAGATTCCCTCAAGGACCAGCGCGCGAACGGAACCGTCACTTTCTGGTCTCGAGCGCGGACTTCGATCATCAGCGACGGTGGCCAAGATTCCCTCAATGACCAGCGCGCGAACGGAACAGTCACTCCCTGGTCTCGAGTGCGGACTTCAATTATCAGCGACCGTGGCCAGGATTCTCTCGAGGACCACCACGACAATTCTGCACGTG AATCTACAAGGTCAGCATGGAACCGCAACACGGTGTTGATCGTCAAACGCCGAAGGCGATCTTCAACACAGCCAACTTCGATCATCAGCGACGGTGGCCAAGATTCCCTCAAGGACCAGCGCGCGAACGGAACCGTCACTTTCTGGTCTCGAGCGCGGACTTCGATCATCAGCGACCGTGGCCAAGATTCCCTCAAGGACCAGCGCGCGAACGGAACCGTCACTTTCTGGTCTCGAGCGCGGACTTCGATCATCAGCGACGGTGGCCAAGATTCCCTCAAGGACCAGCGCGCGAACGGAACCGTCACTTTCTGGTCTCGAGCGCGGACTTCGATCATCAGCGACCGTGGCCAAGATTCCCTCAAGGACCAGCGCGCGAACGGAACCGTCACTTTCTGGTCTCGAGCGCGGACTTCGATCATCAGCGACGGTGGCCAAGATTCCCTCAAGGACCAGCGCGCGAACGGAACCGTCACTTTCTGGTCTCGAGCGCGGACTTCGATCATCAGCGACCGTGGCCAAGATTCCCTCAAGGACCAGCGCGCGAACGGAACCGTCACTTTCTGGTCTCGAGCGCGGACTTCGATCATCAGCGACGGTGGCCAAGATTCCCTCAAGGACCAGCGCGCGAACGGAACCGTCACTTTCTGGTCTCGAGCGCGGACTTCGATCATCAGCGACGGTGGCCAAGATTCCCTCAATGACCAGCGCGCGAACGGAACAGTCACTCCCTGGTCTCGAGTGCGGACTTCAATTATCAGCGACCGTGGCCAGGATTCTCTCGAGGACCACCACGACAATTCTGCACGTGGTTCGGAATGTTTGATAAGAAGCAAATG A